The following proteins are encoded in a genomic region of Rhizobium sp. CCGE531:
- a CDS encoding MaoC family dehydratase — protein MPGEISLVEIMKQTGTEIGISDWIIVEQTMIDTFADATLDHQFIHVDPERARAETPYGGTIAHGFLTLSLLSAMNYSGLPKIREQTMGINYGFEKIRFMSPVKCGARVRGRFMLAETRLRGASMLMLTYDVTVEIENERKPALTATWTTISQFDPKDRPEEN, from the coding sequence ATGCCCGGCGAAATTTCGCTTGTTGAGATCATGAAACAGACGGGAACGGAGATCGGCATCTCCGATTGGATCATCGTGGAGCAGACGATGATCGACACCTTTGCCGATGCAACGCTCGATCATCAGTTCATCCATGTCGATCCCGAGCGCGCCAGGGCGGAAACGCCCTATGGCGGCACCATCGCCCACGGCTTCCTGACGCTCTCCTTACTCTCGGCGATGAACTACAGCGGCCTGCCGAAGATCCGCGAACAGACCATGGGCATCAATTACGGCTTCGAGAAGATCCGCTTCATGTCGCCGGTCAAATGCGGCGCGCGCGTGCGCGGACGCTTCATGCTTGCCGAAACGCGGCTACGCGGCGCCAGCATGCTGATGCTGACCTATGACGTAACAGTCGAGATCGAGAACGAGCGCAAGCCGGCGCTGACTGCGACATGGACGACCATATCGCAGTTCGACCCGAAGGATCGGCCGGAGGAAAACTAA
- a CDS encoding RNA polymerase sigma factor produces MTTSGTIEAVWRIEQPKLAARLNRLLRDVGLAEEIAQDAFVLALERWPRDGVPRNPAAWLTQVAKNRALDRLRRTTLIDGKHRELVIDFAELERGIPDIEAALDEDIDDDLLRLIFTACHPVLPTEQRAALALRLLGGLSTPEIGRAFLLPEATIAQRIVRAKRTLRDAAIAFETPRGAERRERLAAVLEVVYLLFNEGYVATEGPHWLRADLCGEALRLGRSLAALMPEEPEVLGLLSLMELHASRFATRVDGTGNPILLLDQDRSRWNWSLIRSGLDCLGRAMVLTSMPGPYLLQAMIAACHSRAVTAADTDWIAIAAYYQALALAAPSPIVEINRAVAVGMAFGAAQGLAIVHALRDEPRLKESHLLPTVRGDLLAKLGRTAEARAEFRRAAELTNNEKERALLLARADTPVIQP; encoded by the coding sequence GTGACCACGTCAGGTACCATCGAAGCGGTCTGGCGGATCGAGCAGCCAAAGCTCGCCGCCAGGCTGAACCGCTTGCTGCGCGACGTCGGCCTGGCCGAGGAGATTGCGCAGGACGCCTTTGTGCTGGCCCTCGAACGCTGGCCTCGCGATGGCGTTCCGCGCAACCCGGCCGCCTGGCTGACGCAAGTCGCCAAGAACAGGGCACTCGACAGGCTGCGCCGCACAACGCTGATCGACGGCAAACATCGCGAACTGGTTATCGACTTTGCCGAACTTGAACGCGGAATACCGGATATCGAGGCGGCGCTCGATGAAGATATAGATGACGACCTGCTGCGACTGATCTTCACCGCCTGCCATCCGGTGCTGCCCACCGAGCAACGGGCCGCGCTTGCCCTGCGACTGCTGGGCGGGCTGTCTACGCCGGAGATCGGTCGCGCGTTCCTGCTGCCCGAAGCCACCATCGCCCAACGCATCGTGCGCGCCAAGCGAACCTTACGCGATGCCGCCATAGCATTCGAGACGCCGCGCGGCGCGGAGCGTCGGGAGCGTCTCGCCGCCGTGCTGGAAGTGGTCTATCTGCTCTTCAACGAAGGTTATGTGGCAACGGAAGGGCCGCATTGGCTGCGTGCCGATTTGTGCGGCGAGGCATTGCGCCTTGGCCGTTCGCTGGCGGCGCTGATGCCGGAAGAGCCTGAAGTGCTGGGACTTCTGTCCCTTATGGAATTGCATGCCTCGCGCTTTGCCACTCGCGTTGACGGGACGGGCAATCCGATCCTGCTGCTCGACCAGGACCGTAGCCGATGGAACTGGTCGCTGATCCGGAGCGGTCTCGACTGTCTGGGCCGCGCCATGGTCCTGACGTCGATGCCTGGTCCTTATCTGCTACAGGCGATGATTGCGGCTTGTCATTCCCGGGCCGTGACGGCCGCCGATACCGACTGGATTGCCATCGCGGCCTACTACCAAGCGCTGGCCCTTGCGGCGCCGTCGCCGATCGTCGAAATCAACCGAGCGGTTGCCGTCGGCATGGCCTTCGGTGCCGCCCAAGGTCTTGCTATCGTCCATGCTCTGAGAGATGAGCCGCGCCTGAAGGAATCGCATCTATTGCCGACAGTGCGGGGCGATCTTCTGGCGAAATTGGGACGAACGGCCGAAGCCCGCGCGGAATTCCGCCGCGCCGCCGAATTGACCAACAATGAAAAAGAGCGAGCCCTGTTGCTTGCTCGTGCCGATACTCCCGTCATCCAGCCATAG
- the rpsU gene encoding 30S ribosomal protein S21, producing the protein MQVLVRDNNVDQALRALKKKMQREGIFREMKMRDYYEKPSQKRAREKAEAVRRVRKLARKRAQREGLVAK; encoded by the coding sequence GTGCAGGTACTTGTCCGCGATAACAATGTCGACCAGGCTCTCCGCGCTCTCAAGAAGAAGATGCAGCGCGAAGGTATTTTCCGCGAAATGAAGATGCGCGACTACTATGAAAAGCCGTCGCAGAAGCGTGCTCGCGAGAAGGCTGAAGCTGTTCGTCGCGTTCGCAAGCTCGCACGCAAGCGCGCTCAGCGCGAAGGCCTGGTTGCCAAGTAA
- a CDS encoding sarcosine oxidase subunit alpha has translation MSGANRIAGKGRLTPARTARFTFDGKSYTALEGDTVASALLANGVHLVGRSFKYHRPRGILSAGAEEPNALLDISRDAARRQPNVRASVQEVFDGMKAQSQNRWPSLAFDVGSVNNLMSPFFAAGFYYKTFMWPKAAWKHIYEPFIRRAAGLGVAPTEEDPDHYASRYTHCDVLVVGAGIAGLSAAMAAAETGAKVILCDEQPEVGGALRFDTGTKIDGVEGYDWAQTIVAKLKAMPNVQVLTRTTAFGYYNHNFVGLAERVTDHLAKPGRDLPRERLWQVRTKRVIMATGAIERHMVFPNNDRPGIMLASAARAYLNHYGVAVGAKIGVYTAHDSAYEAAFDLKRAGVSVAAIVDSRARPGEAVLAEAKRLGIEVMTDYAVIDTAGKLRVSSMTVARNGSSAKRKIAIDALLVSSGWTPSVHLFSQSRGKLKFDAEKQRFLPGTYVQDCLSVGACNGTDGLQAAIEESLAAGELMARATGATNGGEKIQLHAEQAFEWTGGMIGAAEGAGPDTNAKAFVDFQHDVCAKDIRLAVREGMHSIEHIKRFTTNGMASDQGKLSNMHGLAIAAEMLGKDIPQVGLTTFRAPYTPVTYGTLISHSRGPLFDPTRKTPMHAWEEAHGAIFEDVGNWKRAWFYPRAGETMHQAVDRECRTAREVAGVFDASTLGKIEVVGPDAAEFLNLLYTNAWDTLKPGRCRYGIMTREDGFVYDDGVVGRLAEDRFHVTTTTGGAPRVLHHMEDYLQTEFPHLKVWLTSTTEQWAVIAIQGPKAREIIEPLVEGQDLSNEAFPHMSVAECKVCGVPARLFRVSFTGEVGYEINVPADYGQSVWEAVWARAEPLGACAYGTETMHVLRAEKGYIIVGQDTDGTVTPDDAGLAWAVSKKKTDFVGIRGLKRPDLVKEGRKQLVGLVTRDPKVVLEEGAQIVADPNEPKPMTMLGHVTSSYWSENLGRSIAFALVAGGRERMGKTLYVPMPDKTIAVEVTDLVFFDKEGGRING, from the coding sequence ATGAGCGGCGCCAATCGTATCGCGGGCAAGGGACGTCTGACGCCGGCCAGAACCGCTCGCTTCACTTTTGACGGCAAGAGCTATACCGCGCTCGAAGGCGATACTGTCGCCTCGGCGCTGCTTGCCAACGGCGTGCACCTCGTCGGCCGATCCTTCAAGTATCACCGTCCGCGCGGCATCCTGTCAGCCGGAGCCGAAGAGCCGAACGCGCTGCTCGATATCTCCCGCGATGCGGCGCGGCGGCAGCCGAACGTGCGCGCCAGCGTGCAGGAAGTCTTCGACGGCATGAAGGCGCAGTCGCAGAACCGCTGGCCGTCGCTGGCTTTCGATGTCGGCAGCGTCAACAATCTCATGTCGCCGTTCTTTGCGGCCGGCTTCTACTACAAGACCTTCATGTGGCCGAAGGCGGCCTGGAAGCACATTTACGAACCCTTCATCCGCCGCGCCGCCGGTCTCGGTGTCGCGCCGACGGAGGAAGATCCGGATCATTACGCCAGCCGCTATACCCATTGCGACGTGCTGGTCGTCGGCGCCGGCATTGCTGGTCTTTCCGCGGCTATGGCCGCTGCCGAAACTGGCGCCAAGGTCATCCTCTGCGACGAGCAGCCGGAAGTCGGCGGCGCGCTGCGCTTCGACACCGGCACCAAGATCGACGGCGTCGAAGGCTATGACTGGGCACAGACTATCGTCGCCAAGCTCAAGGCGATGCCGAATGTCCAGGTGCTGACCCGCACGACGGCCTTCGGCTACTACAATCATAATTTCGTCGGCCTTGCCGAACGCGTGACAGATCACCTGGCGAAGCCGGGCCGCGACTTGCCGCGCGAGCGTTTGTGGCAGGTGCGCACCAAGCGCGTGATCATGGCGACGGGCGCCATCGAACGCCACATGGTGTTTCCGAACAACGACCGGCCGGGCATCATGCTCGCCTCCGCCGCGCGCGCCTATCTCAATCATTACGGCGTCGCCGTCGGCGCGAAAATCGGTGTCTATACGGCGCATGATTCGGCCTATGAAGCCGCCTTCGATCTGAAGCGTGCCGGCGTTTCCGTTGCCGCCATCGTCGATAGCCGGGCACGGCCGGGCGAGGCGGTTCTGGCCGAGGCGAAGCGGCTCGGTATCGAGGTGATGACCGATTATGCCGTCATCGATACGGCCGGCAAGCTTCGCGTTTCCTCGATGACCGTCGCGCGCAACGGCAGCTCCGCCAAGCGCAAGATCGCGATCGATGCCCTGCTGGTTTCATCGGGCTGGACGCCCTCCGTTCATCTCTTCTCGCAGTCGCGCGGCAAGCTGAAATTCGATGCCGAGAAGCAGCGCTTCCTGCCGGGCACCTATGTTCAGGATTGCCTTTCGGTCGGTGCGTGCAACGGTACGGATGGCCTGCAGGCGGCGATCGAGGAATCGCTGGCAGCCGGCGAGCTGATGGCGCGCGCCACCGGCGCGACCAATGGCGGCGAGAAGATCCAGCTTCATGCCGAGCAGGCTTTCGAGTGGACAGGCGGCATGATCGGTGCTGCCGAAGGCGCCGGGCCGGACACGAATGCCAAGGCCTTCGTCGATTTCCAGCACGACGTCTGCGCCAAGGATATCCGTCTTGCCGTGCGCGAGGGCATGCATTCCATCGAGCATATCAAGCGCTTCACCACCAACGGCATGGCCTCCGACCAGGGCAAGCTTTCCAACATGCATGGGCTGGCGATTGCCGCCGAAATGCTTGGCAAGGATATTCCGCAGGTCGGTCTCACCACCTTCCGCGCACCCTATACGCCTGTCACCTACGGCACGCTGATCAGCCATTCGCGTGGGCCTCTTTTCGATCCCACCCGCAAGACGCCGATGCATGCCTGGGAAGAGGCGCATGGCGCGATCTTCGAAGATGTCGGCAACTGGAAGCGCGCCTGGTTCTATCCGCGCGCCGGCGAGACCATGCATCAGGCCGTCGATCGCGAATGCCGCACGGCGCGCGAAGTGGCCGGCGTGTTCGATGCCTCGACGCTCGGCAAGATCGAAGTGGTCGGGCCGGATGCGGCGGAATTCCTGAACCTCCTCTACACCAATGCCTGGGACACGCTGAAACCCGGCCGCTGCCGCTACGGCATCATGACCCGCGAGGATGGCTTCGTCTATGACGACGGCGTCGTCGGGCGTCTGGCTGAGGATCGTTTCCATGTGACGACCACGACCGGCGGCGCGCCGCGCGTGCTGCATCACATGGAAGACTATCTGCAGACCGAATTCCCGCATCTGAAGGTGTGGCTGACCTCGACCACCGAGCAATGGGCCGTCATCGCGATCCAGGGTCCGAAGGCGCGCGAGATCATCGAGCCGCTCGTCGAAGGCCAAGATCTGTCCAACGAGGCCTTCCCGCATATGAGCGTGGCCGAGTGCAAGGTCTGCGGCGTGCCGGCACGGTTGTTCCGCGTCTCCTTCACGGGTGAAGTCGGCTATGAAATCAACGTGCCGGCCGATTACGGCCAGTCCGTCTGGGAGGCCGTCTGGGCTCGCGCCGAGCCGCTGGGCGCCTGCGCCTACGGCACGGAAACCATGCACGTGCTGCGCGCCGAGAAGGGCTATATCATCGTCGGCCAGGATACCGATGGCACGGTAACGCCCGATGACGCCGGCCTTGCCTGGGCCGTTTCCAAGAAGAAGACCGATTTCGTCGGTATTCGCGGCTTGAAGCGGCCGGATCTCGTCAAGGAAGGGCGCAAGCAGCTCGTCGGTCTCGTCACGCGCGATCCGAAGGTGGTGCTGGAGGAAGGCGCGCAGATCGTCGCCGATCCGAACGAACCGAAGCCGATGACCATGCTTGGTCATGTCACCTCTTCCTACTGGTCCGAAAATCTCGGCCGCTCCATCGCCTTCGCGCTGGTTGCCGGCGGGCGAGAGCGCATGGGCAAGACGCTTTATGTGCCGATGCCCGACAAGACGATTGCCGTCGAGGTGACGGATCTGGTGTTCTTTGACAAGGAAGGAGGCCGGATCAATGGCTGA
- a CDS encoding sensor histidine kinase, with protein sequence MRKPHFPKASIGAYLIAIALAIALPILAFVALLLVQLENNERDALKGDTVQDAQALARVVDRQLQDMATTLRLLSSSPELERNDIATFFARTETVLRTDSLFVLLMEKDGQLRLNTRWPFGKPLGKTGNIAALQSALTSGRIEASDVFIGTNARRWVYNVTLPLEHSPAGAALAVTQDADELAKLVTTEALPPGWSAAVLDKSGHVVAAGGPTTLAPGDAFKKDILPKLIASSGVYQDEKILPNAVLGYAQISGWSWKAVVWGPIASAQASLMSTWRFLIYGGVTLLLIALIAVYALARQVRITIQSIADMADRMGRGEIVSPVDTSVIEANQVAVALSNASFDRSVTEDRLHFVMHELVHRTKNLLALAQAMTRQLARQTDSVDSFQRAVADRLEGLARSIEVLTSEQWSGVSLRRVIDIHLATFLQGPQQLDVLGNDFLLKPEAVQNLGLVLHELATNSVKYGALSAPEGKITIEWTTEVGESGPMIRFVWTESGGPPVNPPKETGFGTTVTKTHAAASFSGSVEVDFRPTGLVWILIALRGTMERERS encoded by the coding sequence ATGAGGAAGCCGCATTTCCCGAAAGCGTCGATTGGGGCCTATCTGATCGCCATAGCCCTGGCGATTGCCTTGCCTATCCTGGCCTTCGTCGCCCTCCTTCTCGTCCAGCTCGAGAACAATGAACGCGATGCGCTGAAAGGCGATACGGTTCAGGACGCCCAGGCTTTGGCACGCGTCGTCGACCGCCAGCTGCAGGACATGGCGACGACGTTGCGGTTGCTGTCCTCCTCGCCTGAACTCGAGCGCAACGATATCGCCACTTTCTTCGCCCGGACGGAGACGGTCCTGCGCACTGATTCCCTCTTCGTCCTGCTCATGGAAAAGGATGGCCAGCTGAGATTGAATACCCGCTGGCCGTTCGGCAAACCGCTCGGCAAGACCGGCAATATAGCAGCACTGCAATCGGCGCTGACCTCCGGACGAATCGAGGCATCCGATGTTTTCATCGGTACGAATGCCCGCCGCTGGGTCTATAACGTCACCCTTCCGCTCGAACATTCCCCGGCCGGAGCCGCCTTGGCGGTAACCCAGGATGCGGACGAACTCGCCAAGCTCGTGACCACGGAAGCTTTGCCGCCCGGCTGGTCGGCTGCCGTGTTGGATAAATCCGGCCATGTCGTCGCCGCCGGCGGCCCGACGACGCTCGCGCCGGGCGACGCATTCAAAAAGGATATTCTACCGAAGTTGATCGCATCCAGCGGCGTTTACCAGGATGAGAAGATCCTGCCGAACGCGGTGCTCGGCTATGCGCAAATTTCCGGCTGGTCCTGGAAGGCCGTCGTCTGGGGACCGATCGCATCGGCGCAGGCCTCGCTGATGAGCACCTGGCGCTTTCTGATCTATGGCGGCGTGACGCTGCTGTTGATCGCGCTGATTGCCGTCTATGCGCTGGCGCGGCAAGTGCGCATCACCATTCAAAGCATTGCCGACATGGCCGACCGCATGGGCCGGGGCGAGATCGTATCGCCGGTCGACACCAGCGTCATCGAGGCGAACCAGGTGGCCGTGGCGCTTTCCAACGCATCCTTCGACCGCAGCGTCACGGAAGATCGGCTGCATTTCGTCATGCACGAACTCGTTCACCGCACCAAGAATCTGCTGGCGCTGGCCCAGGCGATGACCCGGCAGCTCGCACGGCAGACCGACAGCGTCGACAGCTTCCAGCGCGCCGTCGCCGACCGGCTGGAAGGGTTGGCGCGTTCGATCGAGGTCCTGACCAGCGAACAATGGTCCGGTGTTTCGCTGCGCCGCGTGATCGACATCCATCTTGCGACCTTCCTGCAGGGACCGCAGCAGCTCGATGTCCTCGGCAACGATTTCCTATTAAAACCGGAGGCGGTGCAGAATCTCGGCCTGGTTCTGCATGAGCTCGCGACCAATTCTGTGAAATACGGGGCGCTTTCGGCTCCCGAAGGCAAGATCACCATCGAATGGACGACAGAGGTCGGCGAAAGCGGACCGATGATCCGCTTCGTATGGACGGAAAGCGGCGGCCCCCCGGTCAATCCGCCAAAGGAAACCGGCTTCGGCACCACCGTGACGAAAACGCACGCCGCTGCGTCCTTCAGCGGTAGCGTCGAGGTCGATTTTCGCCCAACCGGCCTTGTCTGGATATTGATCGCCCTGCGCGGCACGATGGAGCGCGAGCGGAGCTAG
- a CDS encoding sarcosine oxidase subunit gamma, with the protein MADLATRKPPLAGRHGGSSTVRLTSAAPASRIALRAPADSVGGLSQALGLQVPTRPKTSASANGRHALWLGPDEWLVIDESGADLVGLAASAGALHSATDVSHRNTAVIVSGPGAEATLAAGCPQDVSLSAFPVGACSRTLLGKAEVVVLRLDQETFRVEVWRSFSDYAFGLLAEGAEDAGL; encoded by the coding sequence ATGGCTGATCTCGCTACCCGCAAACCGCCGCTCGCCGGCCGCCACGGAGGTTCTTCCACCGTCCGGCTGACGTCCGCAGCCCCCGCAAGCCGCATTGCACTGCGCGCACCGGCCGATTCCGTCGGCGGTCTTTCGCAGGCGCTTGGCCTGCAAGTGCCGACCCGGCCGAAGACGTCTGCCAGCGCCAACGGGCGTCATGCCCTTTGGCTCGGTCCGGACGAATGGCTTGTCATCGATGAGAGCGGCGCCGATCTGGTCGGCCTGGCCGCATCAGCTGGCGCTCTGCACTCGGCGACCGATGTCTCGCATCGCAATACGGCTGTGATCGTCTCCGGTCCCGGCGCGGAAGCAACACTTGCCGCCGGCTGCCCGCAGGATGTTTCGCTGAGCGCATTTCCCGTCGGCGCCTGCTCGCGCACGCTGCTCGGCAAGGCGGAAGTCGTGGTGCTGCGCCTCGATCAAGAGACGTTCCGTGTCGAAGTCTGGCGCTCCTTCTCCGACTACGCCTTCGGCCTTCTGGCCGAGGGCGCGGAGGATGCCGGACTTTAG
- a CDS encoding FAD-binding oxidoreductase, producing the protein MPSPQKIIVIGAGIIGASIAWHLQRKGASVTVVAEQAGGVATPNSFAWINASWGNPEFYFHFRHRSMSEWSRLAAELPSLPLSWCGGLCWDLPEAELDAYAAQHHGWGYGIQPVNRATSTMIEPNLANPPDYAMHVAEEGAVEPVAAAELLLKDATRRGAVLLSGVEVKRLLKQGERIIGVETSEEAMRADHVVLAAGAGTAALAASADIHVPLEAPPGLIVHSRPAQKLLNGLVTAPELHLRQTAEGRIIAGGDFGGTDPGDNPQAAARELFAKVKTTLKGGEALELDFQTVGYRPTPKDGLPILGGVDGAPGLYLAVLHSGVTLAPLVGLLAAETIVDGKDDDQLLPFRLSRFA; encoded by the coding sequence ATGCCCTCCCCTCAGAAGATCATCGTCATCGGCGCCGGCATCATCGGTGCATCCATTGCCTGGCATCTCCAGCGCAAGGGCGCGTCCGTCACCGTGGTCGCGGAGCAGGCCGGCGGTGTGGCGACGCCGAATTCCTTCGCCTGGATCAATGCAAGCTGGGGCAATCCGGAATTCTATTTCCATTTCCGCCACCGCTCGATGAGCGAATGGTCAAGGCTTGCGGCGGAGCTTCCCAGCCTGCCGCTATCCTGGTGCGGCGGCCTGTGCTGGGATCTCCCGGAGGCAGAGCTGGACGCCTATGCGGCCCAGCATCACGGCTGGGGCTACGGCATACAGCCGGTCAACCGAGCCACCAGCACGATGATCGAGCCGAATCTCGCCAATCCGCCGGACTATGCGATGCATGTCGCCGAAGAAGGCGCCGTCGAACCCGTTGCCGCAGCCGAGCTGCTCTTGAAAGATGCAACGCGGCGGGGCGCTGTCCTGTTGTCCGGCGTCGAAGTCAAACGCCTGCTGAAGCAGGGCGAGCGGATCATCGGCGTCGAAACGAGCGAAGAGGCGATGCGTGCCGACCACGTCGTTCTTGCCGCCGGCGCGGGCACGGCAGCGCTTGCGGCGTCGGCCGACATCCATGTGCCGCTGGAAGCGCCGCCAGGGCTCATCGTTCATTCCCGCCCCGCGCAAAAGCTGCTGAACGGTCTGGTGACGGCGCCGGAACTGCATCTGCGCCAGACGGCGGAAGGGCGGATCATTGCCGGCGGCGACTTCGGCGGCACCGATCCCGGCGACAATCCACAGGCGGCTGCCCGCGAACTTTTCGCCAAGGTCAAAACAACCTTGAAAGGTGGCGAGGCGCTGGAGCTCGATTTCCAAACCGTCGGCTATCGTCCGACGCCTAAGGATGGCCTGCCCATTCTGGGCGGCGTCGATGGCGCGCCGGGCCTCTATCTCGCAGTGCTGCATTCGGGCGTCACGCTGGCGCCGCTCGTCGGCCTGCTTGCGGCCGAGACGATCGTCGACGGCAAAGACGACGATCAGCTTCTTCCCTTCCGCCTTTCACGCTTTGCCTGA
- a CDS encoding tetratricopeptide repeat protein: MAMTTSVKFRTSNLSLRVSKRAAAMPALAILAAISLSSCQTASTDNVIRIDKAQGSSENIASLTSVINSNPQDPEGYNVRGTAYGRGGDFNRALGDFNQAIQLNPKFYQAYANRALIYRNMGKLPEAVADYSAALQINGNYDVAYIGRGNLYRQSGRDNDAFNDYSKAISLGTTDGRAYNGRGVIFQKRNQQDKAIDDFSKAISLSPNSPEPYNSRGISYLAQNDDDNAFADFNHAIDLNNKVAESWANQAFVYERKGDKAKARRSFQHAVNLDPNYQPARDGLARVGAGA, from the coding sequence ATGGCAATGACGACCTCCGTAAAGTTCCGCACTTCGAACCTCTCCTTGCGCGTTTCGAAGCGCGCCGCGGCGATGCCCGCCTTGGCGATACTTGCCGCAATCAGCCTTTCCAGTTGCCAGACCGCATCGACGGACAACGTGATCCGCATCGACAAGGCGCAAGGTTCCTCGGAAAATATCGCTTCGCTGACTTCCGTCATCAATTCCAATCCACAGGATCCGGAAGGCTACAATGTTCGCGGCACGGCCTATGGCCGCGGCGGTGATTTCAACCGCGCCCTTGGCGACTTCAACCAGGCGATCCAGCTCAATCCGAAGTTCTATCAGGCCTACGCCAACCGCGCGCTCATCTACCGCAACATGGGCAAGTTGCCGGAAGCGGTCGCGGACTACAGCGCCGCCCTGCAGATCAACGGCAATTACGATGTCGCCTATATCGGCCGAGGCAATCTCTACCGCCAGTCCGGCCGCGACAACGACGCCTTCAACGACTATTCGAAGGCGATCAGCCTCGGCACCACCGATGGCCGTGCCTATAATGGCCGCGGCGTGATCTTTCAGAAGCGCAATCAGCAGGACAAGGCGATCGACGACTTCTCGAAGGCCATCTCGCTGTCGCCGAACTCGCCGGAACCCTACAACAGCCGCGGCATCTCCTATCTCGCGCAGAACGACGACGACAACGCCTTCGCCGATTTCAACCATGCCATCGATCTCAACAACAAGGTCGCCGAATCCTGGGCAAACCAGGCCTTCGTCTATGAGCGCAAAGGCGACAAGGCGAAAGCTCGCCGTTCCTTTCAGCATGCTGTCAATCTCGATCCGAACTACCAGCCGGCCAGGGACGGCCTGGCGCGTGTCGGCGCCGGCGCCTGA
- a CDS encoding sarcosine oxidase subunit beta family protein, producing MRKYSVFAVAREAMRAHKGWEAQWTSPEPRKEYDVIIVGAGGHGLGAAYYLAKEHGITNVAVIEKGWLGGGNTGRNTTIIRSNYLYEESMHIYEHSMKLWEGLSQDLNYNVMYSPRGVMMLSHNVHDQQSFKRHIHANRLYGIDNEWLTPEQARAYCPPLDISKTARYPINGAALQRRGGTARHDAVAWGFARAASDRGVHIIQNCEVTGIRRGPDGRVTGVDTSKGFIGAKKIGVSAAGHTTVVMQMAGVRVPLQSSPLQALVSEPLKPIFPCVVMSNTVHAYISQSDKGELVIGAGTDQYNSYSQTGGLQIITHTLDAICELFPMFRRVKMMRSWGGIVDNTPDRSAIQSKTPVPGLYVNCGWGTGGFKATPGSANLFAHLIARDEPHRFNAGLNLDRFRTGRLIDEAAAAAVAH from the coding sequence ATGCGTAAATACTCGGTTTTTGCCGTGGCACGGGAAGCGATGCGGGCTCACAAGGGCTGGGAGGCTCAATGGACCTCGCCGGAGCCGCGCAAGGAGTATGACGTCATCATCGTCGGCGCCGGCGGTCATGGCCTGGGTGCCGCCTACTATCTCGCCAAGGAGCACGGCATCACCAATGTCGCCGTGATCGAAAAGGGCTGGCTCGGCGGCGGCAATACCGGCCGCAACACGACCATCATCCGCTCGAACTATCTCTATGAAGAGAGCATGCACATCTACGAGCATTCGATGAAGCTCTGGGAGGGGCTTTCTCAGGATCTCAATTACAATGTCATGTATTCGCCGCGCGGCGTGATGATGCTGTCGCACAATGTGCATGACCAGCAGTCCTTCAAACGGCATATTCACGCCAACCGTCTCTACGGCATCGACAATGAATGGCTGACGCCCGAACAGGCCAGGGCCTATTGTCCGCCGCTCGATATTTCGAAGACCGCTCGCTATCCGATCAACGGTGCCGCCCTGCAGCGTCGCGGCGGCACGGCGCGCCACGATGCTGTCGCCTGGGGCTTTGCCCGCGCGGCTTCCGATCGCGGCGTGCACATCATCCAGAATTGCGAAGTGACCGGCATTCGCCGCGGGCCGGATGGTCGCGTGACCGGCGTCGACACCAGCAAGGGCTTCATCGGCGCCAAGAAGATCGGCGTTTCCGCAGCCGGCCATACGACCGTCGTCATGCAGATGGCCGGCGTGCGCGTGCCGCTGCAATCGAGCCCGCTGCAGGCGCTCGTCTCCGAGCCGCTGAAGCCGATCTTCCCCTGCGTCGTCATGTCGAACACGGTGCATGCCTATATCTCGCAATCCGACAAGGGCGAGCTCGTCATTGGTGCCGGCACGGACCAGTATAATTCCTACAGCCAGACCGGCGGCCTGCAGATCATCACCCACACGCTGGATGCGATCTGCGAGCTGTTCCCGATGTTCCGCCGCGTGAAGATGATGCGCTCCTGGGGCGGCATCGTCGACAATACGCCGGACCGTTCGGCGATCCAGTCGAAGACGCCGGTGCCGGGGCTCTATGTCAATTGCGGCTGGGGCACGGGCGGCTTCAAGGCGACGCCGGGTTCGGCCAATCTGTTCGCGCATCTGATTGCCCGCGACGAGCCGCATCGGTTCAATGCCGGGCTTAATCTGGATCGCTTCCGCACCGGCCGATTGATCGATGAGGCGGCAGCGGCCGCCGTGGCGCACTGA
- a CDS encoding sarcosine oxidase subunit delta, whose amino-acid sequence MLLIYCPYCEEERSELEFRNAGDAHIVRPANIAGISDEEFEEYFFLRDNPKGMIFERWRHIHGCGRFFNAARDTVSDHFYRTYKAGEPKPDPATLLPGASKPVAQHQNEQEQTVQTEGFAE is encoded by the coding sequence ATGCTGCTGATTTACTGCCCCTATTGCGAGGAAGAGCGTTCGGAACTCGAATTCCGCAACGCCGGCGACGCGCATATCGTGCGGCCGGCCAATATCGCCGGGATCTCGGATGAGGAATTCGAGGAGTATTTCTTCCTGCGCGACAACCCGAAGGGCATGATCTTCGAGCGCTGGCGGCATATCCATGGCTGCGGCCGCTTTTTCAACGCGGCGCGCGACACGGTGAGCGACCATTTCTACCGCACCTACAAGGCCGGCGAGCCGAAGCCGGATCCCGCGACGCTGCTGCCGGGCGCTTCCAAGCCGGTCGCACAGCATCAGAACGAACAAGAACAGACGGTACAAACAGAGGGATTTGCTGAATGA